One Mixta gaviniae genomic window carries:
- a CDS encoding SDR family oxidoreductase gives MPERLHHKTAVVTGAGSGIGSAIAALFAREGADVALLDLTTEATEALAAQLQQETGQRCLACIADVTDPDQVRSAIDQVESAFGRIDILVNCAGVNVFRDPLTLASEAWQRCMNVNLQGPYNVIRNVLPGMLQREYGHIVNIASVHGHKIIPGAFPYPVAKHGLIGLTRSLGVEYASRGIRINSISPGLIMTPSAEAWLASCPDPAAERQRQQDLLPCKRIGEPEEVAYTALFLASDEARFINATDILIDGGRSQIYHE, from the coding sequence ATGCCAGAGCGTCTACACCATAAAACCGCCGTCGTCACCGGCGCAGGCAGCGGTATCGGCAGCGCCATCGCCGCCCTGTTCGCCCGGGAAGGTGCCGATGTGGCCTTGCTCGATCTCACTACTGAGGCCACTGAGGCGCTGGCCGCGCAGCTGCAGCAGGAAACCGGCCAGCGCTGCCTGGCCTGCATTGCCGATGTCACTGACCCCGATCAGGTGCGAAGCGCTATCGACCAGGTGGAGAGCGCCTTTGGCCGCATCGATATTCTGGTTAACTGTGCCGGCGTGAATGTCTTCCGCGATCCGTTGACGCTCGCCAGTGAGGCGTGGCAGCGCTGTATGAACGTCAATCTGCAAGGGCCGTATAACGTCATCCGTAACGTGCTGCCGGGAATGCTGCAGCGCGAATATGGCCATATCGTTAATATCGCCTCGGTTCACGGCCATAAGATTATCCCCGGCGCCTTTCCCTATCCGGTCGCCAAGCATGGGCTGATCGGCCTGACACGATCGCTGGGCGTGGAGTACGCCAGCCGGGGAATTCGCATCAACAGCATCTCTCCGGGACTGATCATGACCCCCTCAGCGGAGGCCTGGCTGGCAAGCTGCCCGGATCCGGCGGCGGAGCGGCAAAGGCAGCAGGATTTACTGCCCTGCAAACGCATCGGAGAGCCGGAAGAAGTGGCCTATACCGCGCTATTTCTGGCTTCTGACGAAGCGCGCTTTATCAATGCTACCGATATCCTGATCGACGGCGGACGCAGCCAGATATATCACGAATAG